One Mesorhizobium loti genomic window carries:
- a CDS encoding two component system response regulator: MESVTGMLDRIGCGYLLLNREKKVVEWNAAAQSTFERQDEAAGTAAELSAALRRLVANVPANFLPGSLSWVVIRSAADRPVVLNEGGVIAPDGTSIVALLDRDNRSSANPQTLQKMFGLTSAETQLAMRLAQGDAPLEIARSWHLSPTTIRSQLASLFAKTDTKRQAELVALLGRISVLP; encoded by the coding sequence ATGGAATCCGTCACCGGCATGCTTGACCGCATTGGCTGTGGCTATCTCCTCCTGAACCGCGAGAAGAAGGTGGTTGAATGGAACGCCGCCGCCCAAAGCACATTTGAGCGTCAGGACGAAGCGGCTGGTACAGCTGCCGAACTTTCGGCTGCGCTAAGGCGGCTTGTTGCCAATGTTCCGGCCAACTTTCTGCCAGGGTCGTTGTCATGGGTAGTGATCCGCAGCGCCGCCGACCGTCCGGTGGTGCTCAATGAGGGCGGTGTCATTGCTCCTGATGGGACGAGCATCGTGGCATTGTTGGACCGCGACAACAGGTCGTCGGCCAATCCTCAGACGCTGCAAAAGATGTTCGGCTTGACGAGTGCGGAGACCCAGCTTGCCATGCGCCTGGCTCAGGGAGATGCCCCCTTGGAAATCGCCCGCAGTTGGCACCTCAGCCCCACCACGATCAGATCCCAGCTAGCTTCGCTGTTCGCCAAGACCGATACCAAACGTCAGGCCGAACTGGTGGCCCTCCTCGGGCGTATTTCCGTATTGCCGTGA
- a CDS encoding resolvase domain-containing protein, with amino-acid sequence MALDSLTSHMMLKTEDAFTGRMFDAINGMLLDMLAAIARKDYDDRRRRQAQGIATAKAEGRMRGRPEDTERNDAIIAMLRKGQSWNTILRATNCSRSTVAKLAKRPE; translated from the coding sequence GTGGCTCTGGACTCGCTGACTTCGCACATGATGCTGAAGACCGAGGACGCCTTCACCGGGCGGATGTTCGACGCGATCAATGGGATGTTGCTCGACATGCTCGCGGCCATCGCCCGCAAGGACTACGACGACCGGCGTCGCAGGCAGGCTCAGGGAATCGCGACGGCGAAGGCCGAGGGGCGCATGAGGGGCCGGCCAGAGGACACCGAACGCAACGACGCCATCATAGCCATGCTTCGGAAGGGACAGAGTTGGAACACCATCCTGAGGGCGACAAACTGCTCACGCTCGACGGTCGCAAAGCTCGCCAAGCGCCCCGAATGA
- a CDS encoding Transcriptional regulator domain protein, translated as MALQIGSAILDIERGTLRRNGEIVSIRPKTLELLTYLARNPGRVLSKVELLEAVWRGIIVSEDSLTQSVRDARKSIGDEAQVLIRTVPRRGYLLQVPETGPVPTPYAEALRAEPMVAVLPFRVDASNTVGKALFDGAVEEITNALSCFKTVAVLARYSAFALAQNSGAELRATAQGLGIDYIAEGYVEGGGADYTARIELSETTSGRRAWGQSFSFTKGEIFAFQTLVAQRIATALVANIENAVMRRGSVAPPTANVDAYLHFLRGKELLRSYGEGVNEAARDHFLKAIELDPTAGLAHAYLALADVIIGGYGDAPLGVLDQARDRALHAIALAPDEARCHRMLALTLLYRGRDEYDSVEEHFTRALDLNPYDADTLAQTGYLRALRGDAKAGLDLLDKAVLLNPIHPTWYYHDRGEALLIAGRHRDAAASFACLPRKSAWQWARLAVCYAATGDGDKALACVRHGHALVPDLTIAQIVDECRMERAEDREQLRQGLLVAGWDTGI; from the coding sequence TTGGCGCTACAGATTGGCAGCGCGATTCTCGACATTGAGCGGGGCACTCTCCGGCGCAATGGCGAGATCGTGTCGATACGACCCAAGACCTTGGAGTTGCTGACCTACCTCGCACGAAATCCCGGTCGGGTACTTAGCAAGGTAGAATTGCTGGAAGCCGTGTGGCGGGGGATCATCGTCTCCGAGGATTCGCTCACCCAGTCGGTCCGCGACGCCCGCAAATCCATCGGCGATGAAGCACAGGTCCTGATCAGAACGGTGCCTCGCCGCGGCTACCTGCTCCAGGTGCCCGAGACCGGGCCTGTTCCGACGCCATACGCGGAGGCTTTGAGAGCGGAGCCGATGGTGGCAGTGCTGCCGTTCCGCGTCGATGCCAGCAACACCGTTGGCAAGGCGCTGTTCGACGGTGCAGTCGAAGAGATCACCAATGCCCTTTCCTGTTTCAAGACGGTCGCGGTGTTGGCGCGCTATTCTGCCTTCGCATTGGCGCAAAATTCTGGCGCAGAGCTTCGCGCCACCGCCCAGGGTCTAGGGATCGATTATATCGCCGAGGGCTACGTCGAGGGCGGAGGCGCCGACTATACCGCCCGCATAGAGTTGTCCGAGACCACGTCGGGCCGGCGCGCCTGGGGGCAGAGCTTCAGCTTCACCAAGGGTGAAATCTTTGCGTTCCAGACGTTGGTGGCGCAAAGGATCGCCACCGCACTGGTCGCCAACATAGAAAATGCTGTCATGCGTCGGGGATCGGTGGCGCCGCCAACCGCCAACGTCGATGCTTATCTCCACTTCCTTCGTGGGAAGGAACTGCTCCGCAGCTATGGAGAGGGTGTCAACGAAGCGGCACGGGACCATTTTCTCAAAGCAATCGAACTCGATCCAACTGCAGGGCTCGCCCACGCTTATCTCGCACTTGCTGATGTGATCATCGGCGGCTACGGCGATGCGCCACTCGGAGTGCTTGACCAGGCGCGCGACCGGGCGTTGCATGCAATCGCCCTCGCCCCCGACGAAGCGCGCTGCCACCGCATGTTGGCGCTTACGCTGCTTTATCGCGGGCGGGATGAATACGACTCCGTCGAGGAGCATTTCACTCGCGCGCTTGATCTCAATCCCTACGACGCCGATACGCTTGCCCAGACCGGCTATCTTCGGGCACTGCGCGGTGATGCCAAGGCCGGACTGGACCTGCTCGACAAGGCAGTTCTGCTCAACCCAATTCATCCGACCTGGTATTATCACGACCGCGGCGAAGCCTTGCTGATCGCCGGGCGTCACCGGGATGCTGCCGCGTCTTTCGCATGCCTTCCGCGCAAGAGCGCCTGGCAATGGGCTCGACTTGCGGTGTGCTACGCCGCTACGGGCGACGGCGACAAAGCGCTCGCTTGCGTCAGGCACGGTCACGCGCTGGTACCCGATCTCACG